A single region of the Salarchaeum japonicum genome encodes:
- a CDS encoding RPA12/RPB9/RPC11 RNA polymerase family protein, protein MNFCDACGSLMHTEDDTWVCRSCGHEESRDAQAEAAMTTQDGQRDDGAPAVADATQNDSETVEEACPADDCDSDQAYYEIMPKPGGSYEVRLFTCVECGTKWRES, encoded by the coding sequence ATGAACTTCTGTGATGCGTGTGGGTCGCTAATGCACACTGAAGACGACACGTGGGTGTGTCGCTCCTGCGGACACGAGGAGTCGCGGGACGCGCAGGCGGAGGCGGCGATGACGACCCAAGACGGGCAACGGGACGACGGTGCGCCCGCGGTCGCCGACGCGACTCAGAACGACTCGGAGACGGTAGAGGAGGCGTGTCCGGCTGACGATTGCGACAGCGACCAGGCCTACTACGAGATTATGCCGAAGCCGGGCGGCTCCTACGAGGTTCGCCTGTTCACGTGCGTCGAGTGCGGCACCAAATGGCGCGAATCCTAA